In the Synergistaceae bacterium genome, one interval contains:
- a CDS encoding transposase, which produces MIIAYKTEIDPVSEQIEKISRTIGVCRFVYNLFIATNQQNYKGGKKYFNVYAFSKWLNNDYRELHFENSWIREVSSKAVKQTIINADLACKRFFKMKKGFPKFKRKHDSDTGFYVPRNNVPRNNEKDTEARQHRIKIPTLGWVKLKEYGYIPVGLSDGIGVDLGIKETATVSNHQVFSNINKTSRVKKLKRRLKREQCKFFRKINYRKKVKPATVKFTNLDEQRIKVQKAYYRLDCVRKDYINKIVCALVMTKPAYITIEDLNILGMMKNKHLSHLSKAIAEQNFYCFETKLSEKCKRHNIELRAADRFFPSSFFLHLFSLIFFPSSKMCSNCGAIKWGLKKDLKQGFETRL; this is translated from the coding sequence ATGATTATAGCTTACAAGACAGAAATAGATCCAGTGTCTGAGCAGATTGAGAAGATATCTCGAACTATCGGCGTTTGTCGTTTCGTGTATAACCTATTTATAGCCACGAACCAGCAAAACTACAAAGGGGGTAAAAAGTATTTTAACGTTTATGCTTTTTCTAAGTGGCTGAACAATGATTATCGCGAGCTTCATTTTGAAAACTCATGGATTCGAGAAGTGTCCTCAAAAGCTGTAAAGCAGACTATTATCAATGCTGACTTAGCTTGCAAACGGTTTTTCAAGATGAAGAAAGGATTTCCAAAATTTAAGAGGAAACATGATAGCGACACCGGCTTTTACGTTCCTCGTAACAACGTGCCTCGTAACAATGAAAAGGACACGGAAGCGCGGCAGCATCGAATCAAGATACCCACCCTAGGCTGGGTAAAGCTGAAAGAGTATGGGTATATACCTGTTGGGCTATCCGATGGAATAGGTGTTGATTTAGGTATTAAAGAAACAGCTACCGTTTCTAACCATCAGGTTTTTAGCAATATCAACAAAACATCCAGAGTTAAGAAATTAAAACGCAGGCTTAAACGAGAACAATGTAAATTTTTTCGAAAAATTAATTATAGAAAGAAGGTGAAACCTGCTACTGTAAAATTTACGAACCTAGATGAACAGCGTATCAAAGTCCAGAAAGCCTACTACAGACTTGATTGTGTAAGAAAAGACTATATCAACAAAATAGTCTGTGCGCTGGTGATGACCAAGCCAGCCTATATCACAATCGAGGACCTCAATATTCTTGGAATGATGAAAAATAAGCATCTCTCACATCTCTCAAAGGCTATAGCGGAACAGAATTTTTACTGTTTTGAAACCAAGCTGTCTGAGAAATGCAAGAGACACAACATAGAGCTTCGAGCTGCTGACCGATTTTTTCCCTCATCTTTTTTCCTTCATCTTTTTTCCCTCATCTTTTTTCCCTCATCGAAGATGTGCTCGAATTGTGGGGCTATAAAGTGGGGTTTAAAGAAGGACTTGAAACAAGGATTTGAAACAAGGCTTTGA